In Synechococcus sp. UW69, the following are encoded in one genomic region:
- a CDS encoding glycogen/starch/alpha-glucan phosphorylase, which produces MTTSQPFDLRLPTPGCHNDPERAGLDAKSVFDGMTEHLFFTLGKLAPTASRHDLYMALSYAVRDRLMMRYLATTEAMRARPQKSVAYLSAEFLIGPQLHSNLLNLGIQKEAEEALKNFGIESLQQILDVEEEPGLGNGGLGRLAACYMESLASLKIPATGYGIRYEFGIFDQLIRDGWQVEITDKWLKGGWPWELPQPDEACFVGFGGRTESYIDDKGNYRSRWIPAEHAIGIPHDVPVLGYRVNICDRLRLWRADATESFDFYAFNIGDYYGAVEEKVGSETLSKVLYPNDGTDEGRRLRLKQQHFFVSCSLQDMLRSLDNRGLAVEDFAKYWTVQLNDTHPAIAVAELMRLLIDDRHLEWDKAWDITSRSVAYTNHTLLPEALEKWDLNLFSSLLPRHLELIYEINRRFLQQVRLRYPGNDAIQRKLSIIDEEGSKAVRMAHLATIGAHHVNGVAALHSDLVKTDLLPEFAALWPEKFTNVTNGVTPRRWVALANPEMSALLDEHVGPDWVSNMENLRKLEERQNDHGFLELWGNTKLSVKRKLATYIHRNTGVLVDPASLFDVQVKRIHEYKRQHLNALQVITQYLRIKNGQTDGMAPRTVIFGGKAAPGYYMAKLIIRFINGIADTINADPDMDGLLRVVFLPDYNVKLGEQVYPASDLSEQISTAGKEASGTGNMKFAMNGALTIGTLDGANVEIRDLVGAENFFLFGKTVEEITALKQSGYRPSDVVAALPELQEALRLIEMGHFSNGDGELFRPLLDNLTGNDPFYVMADYADYLRAQEAVSHAWSDRMHWNRMSLLNTARTGFFSSDRSISEYCNNIWAVDPLNVEITCDVR; this is translated from the coding sequence ATGACCACGTCCCAACCGTTCGATCTGCGTCTGCCGACCCCCGGCTGTCACAACGACCCCGAACGCGCCGGCCTCGATGCCAAGAGCGTGTTCGACGGCATGACGGAGCACCTGTTCTTCACCCTCGGCAAACTCGCCCCCACTGCCAGCCGCCATGACCTCTACATGGCCCTGAGTTACGCGGTGCGCGACCGCTTGATGATGCGATATCTGGCCACCACCGAAGCGATGCGGGCCCGCCCGCAGAAATCGGTGGCCTACCTGTCGGCGGAATTCCTGATCGGCCCGCAGCTCCACAGCAACCTGCTGAACCTGGGGATCCAAAAGGAGGCCGAAGAGGCACTAAAGAATTTCGGCATCGAGTCGTTGCAGCAAATCCTTGATGTAGAGGAGGAACCGGGTCTGGGCAACGGCGGTCTCGGTCGCCTGGCGGCTTGCTACATGGAGTCGCTGGCGAGCCTGAAGATCCCGGCCACCGGTTACGGCATCCGCTACGAATTCGGCATCTTCGACCAGCTGATCCGCGATGGCTGGCAGGTGGAGATCACCGACAAATGGCTCAAGGGTGGCTGGCCCTGGGAACTGCCGCAGCCGGATGAGGCCTGCTTCGTCGGCTTCGGTGGCCGCACCGAGAGCTATATCGATGACAAGGGCAACTACCGCTCGCGCTGGATCCCAGCGGAGCACGCGATTGGCATCCCCCATGACGTGCCGGTGCTGGGCTACCGGGTCAACATCTGCGATCGGCTGCGACTCTGGCGTGCCGATGCCACCGAAAGCTTCGACTTCTATGCCTTCAACATCGGCGACTACTACGGCGCCGTTGAGGAAAAGGTGGGCAGCGAGACGCTCTCCAAGGTTCTGTATCCCAACGACGGCACCGACGAAGGGCGGCGGCTGCGCCTGAAGCAGCAGCACTTCTTCGTCAGCTGCTCACTGCAGGACATGCTGCGCAGCCTCGATAACCGAGGACTGGCCGTCGAAGACTTCGCCAAATACTGGACGGTTCAGCTCAATGACACCCATCCGGCCATCGCCGTGGCAGAGCTCATGCGCCTGCTGATTGATGACCGGCATCTGGAGTGGGACAAAGCCTGGGATATCACCTCACGCTCCGTGGCCTACACCAACCACACCCTGCTGCCAGAAGCTCTGGAGAAGTGGGATCTCAACCTGTTCAGCAGCCTGCTGCCCCGCCACCTCGAGCTGATCTACGAGATCAACAGGCGCTTCCTGCAGCAGGTGCGACTGCGCTATCCCGGCAACGACGCGATCCAGCGCAAGCTCTCGATCATTGATGAGGAGGGCAGCAAAGCGGTACGCATGGCTCACCTGGCCACAATCGGAGCACACCACGTCAACGGTGTGGCAGCTCTCCACTCCGATCTAGTGAAAACCGACCTGCTGCCGGAGTTCGCAGCGCTATGGCCGGAGAAGTTCACCAACGTCACCAATGGCGTCACCCCGCGGCGCTGGGTCGCCTTGGCCAACCCCGAGATGTCTGCCCTGCTGGATGAGCACGTGGGACCAGACTGGGTCTCCAACATGGAGAACCTGCGCAAGCTGGAGGAGCGGCAGAACGACCACGGCTTCCTCGAGCTCTGGGGCAACACCAAGCTGTCGGTGAAGCGCAAGCTGGCCACTTACATCCACCGGAATACAGGTGTGCTCGTGGATCCCGCCAGCCTGTTCGACGTGCAGGTGAAGCGCATCCACGAATACAAGCGCCAGCACCTCAATGCCCTGCAGGTGATTACCCAGTACCTGCGGATCAAGAACGGCCAGACCGATGGCATGGCACCTCGCACTGTGATCTTCGGCGGCAAGGCCGCTCCCGGTTACTACATGGCGAAGCTGATCATCCGCTTCATCAACGGCATTGCCGACACCATCAACGCCGACCCCGACATGGATGGCCTGCTGCGGGTGGTGTTCCTGCCGGACTACAACGTGAAGCTGGGCGAGCAGGTCTACCCCGCCTCCGACCTGTCTGAACAAATTTCCACTGCCGGCAAGGAAGCCTCCGGCACCGGCAACATGAAGTTCGCCATGAATGGTGCCCTCACCATTGGCACCCTCGATGGCGCCAATGTGGAAATCCGAGACCTCGTCGGTGCCGAGAACTTCTTCCTGTTCGGCAAGACCGTGGAGGAGATCACAGCTTTGAAGCAGAGCGGCTACCGCCCAAGCGACGTGGTCGCCGCGCTGCCTGAACTGCAAGAGGCCCTGCGGCTGATCGAGATGGGCCACTTCAGCAACGGCGACGGCGAGCTATTCCGCCCTCTGCTCGACAACCTCACCGGCAACGACCCCTTCTATGTCATGGCCGACTACGCCGACTACCTCCGGGCCCAGGAGGCAGTCAGCCATGCCTGGAGCGACCGGATGCACTGGAATCGAATGTCGCTGCTGAACACGGCTCGCACAGGGTTCTTCTCCTCCGACCGATCCATCAGTGAGTACTGCAACAACATCTGGGCCGTGGATCCACTCAACGTGGAGATCACCTGCGACGTGCGCTGA
- the rnc gene encoding ribonuclease III, producing MDSSRAAELAGLIQRLHAEIPIEAELLVQVDQALTHVSTGRARNLERLEFLGDAVLRLAATEFIDRNHPHLAVGACSNLRAQLVSDRWLAEVGATLSIETHLLLGRHAEGDRSAQARLRADATEALIGALYTALGDLQAIHRWLTPHWRVTAEAVLATPHQYNGKTALQEWSQGLGLGLPHYITEECSLQHGDPERFLCRVSVSNKELAEAKGRSRKEAEQNAAVAALQSLEGRDAPQASQ from the coding sequence GTGGATTCATCCCGCGCCGCAGAGCTCGCCGGCCTGATCCAGCGCCTGCACGCTGAGATCCCGATCGAAGCGGAGTTGCTGGTCCAGGTGGATCAAGCTCTCACCCACGTGTCGACCGGTCGCGCCCGCAACCTCGAACGGCTGGAGTTTCTCGGGGATGCGGTGCTGCGGCTTGCCGCTACCGAATTCATTGACCGCAACCACCCCCATCTCGCGGTAGGGGCCTGCTCCAACCTGCGGGCCCAGCTCGTCAGCGACCGCTGGCTAGCGGAGGTGGGTGCAACGCTTTCCATCGAGACACATCTGCTGCTGGGGCGACACGCCGAAGGGGATCGTTCCGCTCAGGCCAGGCTGCGGGCCGATGCCACCGAGGCGCTGATCGGAGCCTTGTACACCGCCCTTGGCGACCTGCAGGCGATTCACCGCTGGCTCACTCCCCACTGGCGTGTCACAGCCGAAGCGGTACTGGCCACCCCCCATCAATACAACGGCAAAACAGCCCTGCAGGAGTGGAGCCAGGGCCTGGGCCTGGGACTACCCCACTACATCACCGAGGAATGCAGCCTCCAGCACGGCGACCCCGAACGCTTCCTCTGCCGGGTGAGCGTCAGCAACAAAGAGCTGGCCGAGGCCAAGGGCCGCTCCCGCAAGGAGGCCGAACAAAACGCAGCGGTAGCCGCCCTTCAGAGTCTGGAGGGCAGGGACGCACCACAGGCATCGCAATGA
- a CDS encoding ion transporter, translating to MNADRSLRQRLRATVLEASTPAGKAYNAVIFGAILLSVLALLLEPDPLGNSALRQTNVLWIDLVQNVCLAVFAADFVLHLALVEKPRRYLFSFTGLIDASAVLFFFVPQVRSELLLWVFKFGRILRVFKLLKFIDEARVLGQALRGSARTIGVFLFFVFLLQVVLGYSIFVIESARPDSQFQTVASGVYWAIVTMTTVGYGDVVPQTELGRLLASAVMMLGFGIIAIPTGILTVSGVRHHQQRGVDLTCGNCGRQGHRKDARHCDACGASLPSRL from the coding sequence ATGAACGCAGACCGCAGCCTGCGACAACGCCTGCGGGCCACGGTGCTGGAAGCCAGTACCCCAGCGGGCAAGGCCTACAACGCCGTCATTTTCGGGGCAATTCTGTTGAGCGTTCTGGCGTTGCTGCTGGAGCCCGACCCCTTGGGCAACTCAGCCCTGCGCCAGACGAATGTGCTTTGGATCGATCTGGTTCAAAACGTTTGTCTTGCGGTGTTTGCGGCGGATTTCGTGCTGCATCTGGCCTTGGTGGAGAAGCCCCGGCGCTATTTGTTCAGCTTCACCGGATTGATTGACGCCTCAGCGGTGCTGTTCTTCTTCGTGCCACAGGTGCGCAGCGAGCTCTTGCTGTGGGTGTTCAAGTTCGGCCGCATCCTGCGGGTGTTCAAGCTGCTCAAGTTCATTGATGAGGCCCGCGTGCTGGGCCAGGCGCTGCGGGGCAGTGCCCGCACCATTGGCGTCTTCCTGTTCTTTGTCTTTCTGCTGCAAGTGGTGCTCGGCTACAGCATCTTTGTGATCGAGAGCGCCCGGCCGGATTCCCAGTTCCAGACAGTGGCGAGCGGCGTTTATTGGGCGATTGTGACCATGACCACCGTGGGCTACGGCGACGTGGTCCCTCAGACCGAGCTGGGGCGGCTGCTGGCCTCAGCGGTGATGATGCTGGGTTTCGGAATCATTGCCATCCCCACTGGAATCTTGACCGTGTCGGGGGTGCGGCATCACCAGCAGCGAGGTGTGGATCTGACCTGTGGCAATTGCGGACGGCAGGGGCACCGCAAGGATGCCCGTCATTGCGATGCCTGTGGTGCGTCCCTGCCCTCCAGACTCTGA
- a CDS encoding NAD(P)H dehydrogenase subunit NdhS, whose translation MASAPAPILPGSTVTVADATSIYNGYTGFVQRISGDRAAVLFEGGNWDKLVTLRLKDLQPA comes from the coding sequence ATGGCGTCTGCACCTGCTCCGATCCTTCCTGGCTCCACGGTGACCGTGGCTGATGCCACCTCGATTTACAACGGCTACACCGGCTTCGTGCAGCGGATCAGCGGTGACCGTGCAGCCGTTTTGTTTGAGGGCGGTAACTGGGACAAGTTGGTGACCTTGCGTTTGAAAGACCTCCAGCCGGCCTAG
- the rimM gene encoding ribosome maturation factor RimM (Essential for efficient processing of 16S rRNA), with protein sequence MAESDDWLSVGKIVGVQGLQGELRVNPASDFPERFTAPGPRWLRSRQGGEPKEIQLKKGRQLPGKSLFVVRLEGIDNRSAAQALVGQELLVAGDDRPELAEGEFHLLDLVGLEARLTADGPAIGTVTDLISGGNDLLEIKTADGRKLLIPFVEAIVPEVQLEDGWLLITPPPGLLEL encoded by the coding sequence ATGGCAGAAAGCGACGACTGGCTGAGCGTCGGCAAAATCGTGGGGGTCCAGGGGCTGCAGGGGGAACTGCGGGTCAACCCCGCCAGTGATTTCCCAGAGCGCTTCACGGCACCGGGGCCCCGATGGCTGCGCAGCCGCCAAGGGGGGGAGCCCAAGGAAATCCAGCTCAAGAAAGGCAGGCAACTGCCGGGCAAGTCGCTATTCGTGGTGCGGTTGGAAGGAATCGATAATCGCAGCGCCGCCCAGGCCCTAGTGGGGCAGGAGCTGCTGGTGGCGGGAGACGATCGGCCTGAGCTGGCGGAGGGGGAATTTCACCTGCTCGATCTAGTCGGGCTGGAGGCACGGCTCACAGCTGATGGCCCAGCCATCGGCACGGTGACTGACCTGATCAGCGGCGGCAACGATCTGCTCGAAATCAAAACCGCCGATGGACGCAAGCTTCTGATTCCATTCGTGGAAGCGATCGTTCCGGAGGTGCAGCTCGAGGACGGCTGGCTGCTCATCACCCCGCCGCCGGGCCTGCTGGAGCTCTAA
- a CDS encoding mannose-1-phosphate guanylyltransferase/mannose-6-phosphate isomerase: MAATPLIPVILCGGTGTRLWPLSRASYPKQYWPLSGDGEATLLQQTQQRLNGLEALAAPLLLCNEDHRFIVAEQMRQIGVEPNAILLEPMGRNTAPAVTVAALQATANGDDPLLLVLAADHLIRDAAQFRRAIDAGRKPAEEGRLVTFGIVPTAPETGYGYIEASEPFSLNGPEHVPIKRFVEKPDQATAEQFLATGRFTWNSGMFLFRASAMLAELERLAPEVVSCCRAALEQDTADLEFHRLEREAFAKCPNVAIDVAVMEKTELGSVLPLDAGWSDVGSWSALWETSEQRDSQGNVLQGHVISEGSRNCYLRSEHRLVVGLGIENLVVVETDDAVLIADRSKAQEIKTVVKQLEAEGSPEGKAHRKIYRPWGHYTGVTEGTRWQVKRISVKPGASLSLQMHHHRAEHWVVVKGTALVERDGTEQLVGENQSTYIPMGCKHRLSNPGRIPVELIEVQSGEYLGEDDIVRFQDRYGRSDLSIATS, from the coding sequence ATGGCCGCCACACCGCTGATTCCTGTGATCCTCTGCGGAGGAACCGGCACGCGCCTGTGGCCGCTGTCGCGAGCGAGTTATCCCAAGCAGTACTGGCCGTTAAGTGGTGACGGCGAAGCGACGCTGCTGCAACAGACCCAGCAACGCCTCAATGGTCTGGAGGCCCTCGCGGCTCCGCTGTTGCTCTGCAACGAAGATCACCGCTTCATCGTGGCCGAACAAATGCGGCAGATCGGGGTCGAGCCGAACGCGATCCTTCTGGAGCCGATGGGCCGCAACACCGCCCCCGCCGTGACGGTGGCTGCACTGCAGGCCACGGCCAACGGCGACGACCCCCTACTGCTGGTGCTGGCGGCCGATCACCTGATCCGCGATGCCGCCCAATTCCGCCGGGCCATCGACGCTGGACGCAAACCGGCCGAGGAGGGGCGCCTAGTGACCTTCGGCATCGTGCCGACAGCACCAGAAACCGGCTATGGCTACATCGAGGCCAGCGAACCGTTCTCGCTCAATGGACCCGAGCATGTGCCGATCAAGCGGTTTGTGGAGAAGCCCGACCAAGCAACGGCAGAACAATTCCTGGCCACCGGCCGCTTCACCTGGAACAGCGGCATGTTCCTGTTCCGGGCCAGCGCCATGCTGGCGGAACTGGAGCGGCTGGCCCCGGAAGTGGTGAGCTGCTGCCGGGCGGCTCTTGAGCAGGACACGGCTGACCTGGAATTCCATCGGCTGGAACGGGAGGCCTTTGCCAAGTGCCCCAACGTGGCCATTGATGTAGCCGTGATGGAAAAAACGGAACTGGGCAGTGTGCTGCCGCTGGATGCGGGCTGGAGCGATGTCGGCAGCTGGAGTGCCCTTTGGGAAACCTCAGAACAACGTGATTCCCAAGGGAATGTGCTGCAGGGCCACGTGATCTCCGAAGGCAGCCGGAACTGTTACTTGCGCAGCGAACACCGCCTAGTGGTGGGGCTAGGGATCGAGAACCTGGTGGTGGTGGAAACCGACGACGCCGTTTTGATTGCTGATCGTTCCAAGGCCCAAGAGATCAAGACCGTGGTGAAGCAGCTGGAGGCCGAGGGCAGCCCGGAGGGCAAGGCCCACCGCAAGATCTATCGCCCCTGGGGCCACTACACGGGCGTCACCGAAGGGACCCGTTGGCAGGTGAAACGGATCTCAGTGAAACCCGGCGCCAGCCTCTCGCTGCAGATGCACCACCACCGAGCCGAGCACTGGGTTGTGGTCAAAGGCACGGCCCTGGTGGAGCGCGACGGCACCGAACAGCTGGTGGGAGAAAACCAGAGCACCTACATCCCCATGGGCTGCAAACACCGCCTGTCCAACCCTGGTCGGATCCCGGTGGAGCTGATTGAGGTGCAAAGCGGGGAGTATCTCGGTGAAGACGACATCGTGCGCTTCCAGGACCGCTATGGCCGTAGCGATCTCAGCATCGCTACCAGCTGA